From the genome of Mucilaginibacter paludis DSM 18603:
CCCGATATCGCCCCAACCAGGCAGAGCACTATCATCAGCATAATCTTCAATATGGCCCGCAAGTAGGCGTCCGTTTTCAATAACCACTATCCTTCCGTCAATGCCACGAGCTACATCAGCGGTAATAATTTCCCTTGCGGGGATATACAAGGTAATATCAAACTCGGCAAACAATTGCCTTGCTTCGGCCAGGGGCAAAAGCTCGGCTCGCCTTAAAGCAAAAAGTTGATGTATCCCTTTATCAAGGCAAAGAGCCAGCATTTCGTGTATAAAGGCGTTTCCTTCGGGCTTAGGTGTCCGTATCATTTTTCCGCTCTTTACCAGCAGATCCGGAATTTCAAGGTAATCGCCCAATAAAATATCGGCTTCTGGTGCTAAAATACTTTTCAACTGGTAAGCCTGTGCCGAATTGGCGGCGGTAATCAATATGCTCACGTTTGTTACTTATAAATGGTCAACAATTAAACCGTCTTTCATCAGTATTTTACGGTCAGACAGGTCGGCCAGCTCTTCATTGTGTGTTACAATAATAAATGTTTGTTTAAACTCCCGGCGCAAATCAATAAACAAGCGGTGCAGCTCGCGCGCGTTAGCCGAATCCAGGTTGCCGGAAGGTTCGTCGGCTAAAATTAAAGCTGGATTATTAATCAGTGCCCTGGCAACAGCCACGCGTTGCTGCTCTCCGCCCGATAGCTGGTTAGGTTTGTGATGTATCCTATCGGCCAGGCCTAACATATCCAATAGTTCAGTAGCGCGTTTTTCGGCCGCGGCTTTTGGCGTTCCGCCAATAAAGGCCGGAATGCAAACATTTTCGATGGCCGAAAACTCTACCAGTAAATGATGAAACTGGAAAATAAAACCGATCTCCTTGTTACGGAAAGCACTGAGCTGACTGCGGCCCAGACGGTTAACATCCTGCCCTTTAATTAAAACAGAGCCGTCATCGGGTTTATCCAGCGTCCCTATAATGTTAAGCAACGAGCTTTTTCCGGCTCCCGAAGCACCAACTATAGTTACAATTTCGCCATGCTCAACGGCAATATCAACGCCTTTTAGTATTTGTAATTTACCGTACGATTTTTTTATGGATTGAGCTTTGAGCATTGTACAAAAATATTGTTTTTTTGGTTACGCCGATTAGATTATTGAGGATTATACAAGCCTAACATTGCTGCCGTATGCCGTTATAATTAACATGCTCGCGTAAATTGATCAATCTCACTTATTTATTTAAAAAAAACCATTATGGCTTTATTGTAACAACTGAAATTAATAGCTTTACCGCAAAATATTTCAAAAAATGAATATTCACGAATACCAGGGTAAAGCTATACTAAAAAGTTTTGGTGTAAGAATTCAGGAAGGCATTGTTGCCGATAATGTTGAACAAGCTGTTGAGGCTGCTAAAAAATTAAAGGAAGACTTTGGGTCTGACTGGGTAGTTGTTAAAGCTCAAATACATGCCGGTGGCCGTGGTAAAGGTGGTGGCGTTAAGTTAGCCCGTAATATTGACGAGGTTAAAGAAAAAGCAGGCGCTATACTCGGCATGCAATTGGTAACCCCGCAAACCGGGCCTGAAGGTAAATTGGTTAGCAAAGTTTTAGTTGCACAGGATGTTTACTATCCGGGCGCTACCGAAACCAAAGAGTTTTACATGAGCGTATTGCTTGACCGTGCCGCTGGCCGTAACATCATCATGTATTCAACCGAAGGCGGTATGGATATTGAGGAAGTTGCTGAGCATACTCCACATTTGATATTTAAAGAAGAAATTGACCCTAAAGTTGGCTTACAAGCTTTCCAGGCTCGTAAAATTGCTTTTAACTTAGGTTTATCGGGCGATGCTTTTAAGGATATGGTAAAATTTGTAGCCGCTTTATATAAAGCTTACGACGCTACCGATTCGGCTATGTTTGAGATCAACCCTGTTTTAAAAACATCTGATAATAAAATATTAGCGGTTGATGCTAAAGTAAATTTAGACGATAACGCTTTATACCGTCATCCGGACTTTGCCGCTTTACGCGATACAGCCGAAGAAGACCCGATGGAAGTTGAAGCAAGCCGCTCAAACCTGAACTATGTTAAATTAGATGGTAACGTAGGTTGTATGGTGAATGGTGCCGGTTTAGCTATGGCTACCATGGATATTATTAAAATTGCCGGTGGCGAGCCTGCTAACTTTTTAGACGTTGGCGGTACCGCTAATGCCCAAACAGTTAAAGCAGCTTTTAACATCATTTTGAAAGACCCTAACGTTAAGGCTATCCTGATCAATATCTTTGGTGGTATTGTTCGTTGTGATCGCGTAGCACAGGGTGTTATTGACGCCTATAACGAAATTGGCAACATCCCTGTTCCAATCATTGTTCGTTTACAAGGTACCAATGCTGAGGAAGCTAAAAAGCTAATCGACGAATCTGGCCTGCAAGTAAAATCAGCCATCTTGCTGAAAGAAGCTGCCGACAGAATTAAAGAAGTATTTGCCGCATAATTTATCGCCGGTGAAGGCACCGACGACGAAGAGTAAAAAAAAGGAGAGCCGTTTGGCTCTCCTTTTTTTTTACTGGTATTTGTACTCAAGAGCCCACGAGGCCGTGTTATCTTCATTATTAGCAATTTATCCTGCCTTCTTGGCATTAAGTAGCAACACAACTCCTGCTACAACCAAAATACCTCCGGCATAGGGCGGCCAGTTAACAGTCTTTTGGCGGTCGGCCGAAACCTGTATAGGCCCGGCATCAATTACCTTTTCTTTTTTGGTATAGGTAAATCCTGTCCAGATCAGCATTACTGCTCCTAAAGCTATCAATCCAATGGCAAGTGTTTTCATCGTTTATGGTTATATACACTATAAGCAATTATCCTAATATTTGTTTGCCTCCCCTTGTATAAGCAGCAATCATACTATTTGTTGTGTTAATGCAGAAAGGCTCAATACCAATAGAACAGGGCTTCGGCCCCTGGTTATAAAACTAATCACTTAGCTATTCCGTCCATCGAAACCAACTGTTTCGAAGTGATGATCTTTAACGCGGCATCCATTGAAAAACCAGCCTTAATCAACGCATCATAATAATTTTTAGTAATCCTGGCCAATTGATCTGTTATAGCCGGATCGCTGTAAATCTTCAATTGAGCATTAAGCAAGCTGGTATACATACCGCTCATGATGGGGCCCAGATTAGTCATATCGCCCTTAAAAATCCCCGATGAAAAATTAGTACCAACAGAATATGCTGTATCAACTGTCACAGCATCATCCACCCGCGGCGGCGGCATCAACGTTACATCCCTTACCACAACACGCTCCTCAATTGCTGTTTCTGGTTTGGATTTGTATAAGTTCACCTTATAATAGTTAAAATAGGTTATACCGTCGCTTAATTCGGCCAACGACCGAGCCCTTTCAATCACATTGATCTCCTTAGTACCGGGTTTCAGCTTCTCAAAATAAACCTTAAAATCTACTTCCTGGTTATCTGCTGTAGCGGTAAACTTTGCAGGGCGCAATGGCATACCTTCCGAGCGTACGTAGTTATACCGTTCCTCGCCATTGGCATCCTGCAAATACATACTTTTATTTAGCTGCACCCAGCTACCTTTTTTATAGCATATATGTTTAAACGATACCACCGTGTTTTGGCCAGTAACCTCTACCTTAGTTATGGTAGTTGTATGATCATCTGAGCTGGCTACCATTGGCGAGGTGATAGATTGGCAAAACGCAGCCGCAGGCAGCATAAGGCATAATAATAGTAATTTGGTTTTCATGGTTGACTTTTTTTATTAAAGGTATTGATATTTTAATATTCGCAATAAAATATCAATACAAAAACATCATTCACCATCTACCAAATACAGGTATTTCCGTATTCATCTGCTGCCCTTACGACGCCCTCCTTATACGTACATGAGGGGTGATGCCGGTAACACTTTTTATTCTACCCAAATCTTCGCCGAAATCAAAACGGGTGTAATAAGTAATAATGGTGTTGCCAATGCTTTTAAGTTTGCCGATATTATCAAAGCCATCAAACTGGGTGTAGTAGCTAACGTTTGCATCGCCTATCGCTTTTAGCTGCCCCAGCAGGGTTTGCTGGCCGTCAAACCTGTCATAATAGCGCAAAAAAAATTTCCCTATTGATTTGGCCCTGCCAATATTATCAAAGCCATCTAACCGGTCGTAATAGTTAATAGCCACATCCCCTATCGATTTCAGTTTTCCGCGTTTATCTTCGCCAGCAAAAACATCGTAATAGTCAAAATTTGTATTGCCTATCCTTTTAAGTTTACCTTGTTTGTATTCCCCATCGGCACGCGTAAAATATTCGTATCCGCCTTCTTGCGGCAGATTAAGGCTTATATCTCCATCAGGATCCAGGCAAATACCAACATCGCCGCAGGCAAACTCAACAGAACTGATTTTTGCTTTATGATCGGAAACTCTCAGGTCGATATTGTAATGCAACTGGGCAAAAGATGTAAAACCCAACACCAGCATTAGTATGGTTAACAGGTTACATTTAATTAGCGCTTTCATAAGTAGATAAGATTTAATTTTAGGTTATTGTATTGTTATGACTTTGAATTTCACGGATAGTTTATTGTTTTTTTAATTATTGGTTATTGGGTTACTAATTGGTAGGCCATTGTACTATTGATTGATTGCGATTGCCGGTACCAAATTAATATTTTATCTTTTTATGTTCCGAACATTCATCCTGATGAGCATCAAAACAAGGATTAAATTGTTGAATTTTATAAATAAACATTGCAAAATATACCAATTCCTTATCTTCGTTTCATGTCGCCAACAGAAGCTAAAAACAAAATACATACTTTATCCGCCGAACTAAAACAGCACAACTATAATTATTATGTGCTGGCTATGCCCACCATATCCGACTTTGATTTCGACAAAAAGCTGGAAGAACTGGCAGCACTCGAAAAACAATTTCCAGAATTTGCCGAACCCGACTCGCCAACGCAGCAGGTAGGCGGCGAAATTACCAAGGAGTTTGAAACCGTTAGGCACAAATGGCCCATGATGTCGTTAGGCAATACCTACAGCGAACAAGAACTGCAGGATTTTGACCAGCGCGTGCGCAAAGCTATTGGCGACGACTTTGAATATGTGTGCGAATTGAAGTTCGATGGCTTATCTATGAGCCTTACCTACGAGCAGGGTAAGCTAATACGCGCTGTTACCCGTGGCGATGGGATACAGGGTGATGATGTTACCGCCAATGTAAAAACCATCCACACCATACCCAAAAAACTGGACGAGGGCAATTACCCGGATCATTTTGAGATCCGTGGCGAAGTTTTTATGCACCGTAAAGCCTTCGACCGCCTCAACAACGAACGCATTGAACAAAACGAAATGCCCTACGCCAATCCGCGTAACTTTGCCTCGGGCACCATTAAACTACAGGACTCGAGGGAAGTAGCGCGCCGCCCGCTGGATTGCTTTCTGTATTTTTTATATACAGACAAGCCTGTTTTTAAAACGCACTGGGATAGCATTATGGCTGTTAAAAGTTGGGGCTTCCATGTATGTGAGCATACCAAACTTTGCAAAAACATAGATGAAGTGTTTGAGTTTATAGCCAGTTGGAATGAGAAAAGGTTTGACCTGAGCTATGATATTGACGGCATTGTACTCAAAGTAAACAGTTACGCGCAGCAACAGGAACTGGGTTTTACGGCCAAATCGCCGCGCTGGGCCATTGCCTATAAATACAAAGCACAGCAGGCCGAAACGGTGCTGGAGAGTGTAAGCTACCAGGTTGGCCGCACCGGTTCTGTTACGCCGGTAGCCAATTTAAAACCTGTTGTGCTGGCAGGCACTACCGTTAAACGTGCATCGCTACACAACGCCAACGAAATTTTAAGGCTCGACCTGCATGAAGGCGACAGCGTTTTTGTAGAAAAGGGAGGCGAGATTATACCGAAGATTATCAGTGTGAACCCGCTTAAACGCAAACCGGATGCCGCGCCTATCGCCTATATTACCCACTGCCCCGAATGCGGGACCGAGTTGGTACGCCAGGAAGGTGAGGCTAACCACTACTGCCCTAACGACGAAGGTTGCCCACCGCAAATTGTTGGCAAAATGCAGCACTTTATAGGTCGCAAAGCCATGAATATTGATGGCCTGGGCGATGAAACTATCGAAACCTTGTACCAAAAAGGCTTTTTACGCCACATTAGTGATATTTACGACCTGCACCTGCGTAGCGACGAGTTGAAGCAACTGGGCCGGTTTGGAGAAAAATCCATCAATAACATGATGGAGGGCATCGAAAAATCAAAGCAGATGCCTTTTGAAAAGGTACTGTTTGGTATGGGCATCCGT
Proteins encoded in this window:
- a CDS encoding ABC transporter ATP-binding protein: MLKAQSIKKSYGKLQILKGVDIAVEHGEIVTIVGASGAGKSSLLNIIGTLDKPDDGSVLIKGQDVNRLGRSQLSAFRNKEIGFIFQFHHLLVEFSAIENVCIPAFIGGTPKAAAEKRATELLDMLGLADRIHHKPNQLSGGEQQRVAVARALINNPALILADEPSGNLDSANARELHRLFIDLRREFKQTFIIVTHNEELADLSDRKILMKDGLIVDHL
- the sucC gene encoding ADP-forming succinate--CoA ligase subunit beta codes for the protein MNIHEYQGKAILKSFGVRIQEGIVADNVEQAVEAAKKLKEDFGSDWVVVKAQIHAGGRGKGGGVKLARNIDEVKEKAGAILGMQLVTPQTGPEGKLVSKVLVAQDVYYPGATETKEFYMSVLLDRAAGRNIIMYSTEGGMDIEEVAEHTPHLIFKEEIDPKVGLQAFQARKIAFNLGLSGDAFKDMVKFVAALYKAYDATDSAMFEINPVLKTSDNKILAVDAKVNLDDNALYRHPDFAALRDTAEEDPMEVEASRSNLNYVKLDGNVGCMVNGAGLAMATMDIIKIAGGEPANFLDVGGTANAQTVKAAFNIILKDPNVKAILINIFGGIVRCDRVAQGVIDAYNEIGNIPVPIIVRLQGTNAEEAKKLIDESGLQVKSAILLKEAADRIKEVFAA
- the ligA gene encoding NAD-dependent DNA ligase LigA, which gives rise to MSPTEAKNKIHTLSAELKQHNYNYYVLAMPTISDFDFDKKLEELAALEKQFPEFAEPDSPTQQVGGEITKEFETVRHKWPMMSLGNTYSEQELQDFDQRVRKAIGDDFEYVCELKFDGLSMSLTYEQGKLIRAVTRGDGIQGDDVTANVKTIHTIPKKLDEGNYPDHFEIRGEVFMHRKAFDRLNNERIEQNEMPYANPRNFASGTIKLQDSREVARRPLDCFLYFLYTDKPVFKTHWDSIMAVKSWGFHVCEHTKLCKNIDEVFEFIASWNEKRFDLSYDIDGIVLKVNSYAQQQELGFTAKSPRWAIAYKYKAQQAETVLESVSYQVGRTGSVTPVANLKPVVLAGTTVKRASLHNANEILRLDLHEGDSVFVEKGGEIIPKIISVNPLKRKPDAAPIAYITHCPECGTELVRQEGEANHYCPNDEGCPPQIVGKMQHFIGRKAMNIDGLGDETIETLYQKGFLRHISDIYDLHLRSDELKQLGRFGEKSINNMMEGIEKSKQMPFEKVLFGMGIRYVGETVARKLVAYFKNIDNLMKANIEELTTVDEIGTRIAESLVDYWSSPEHVQQVEKLKAQGLQFVSNEKELVLASDKLSGKTFIISGVFEKYSRDELKDIIEQNGGKILSSISAKLNYLVAGDNMGPAKLEKANKLNIPIISDDELLTMLTTDLDR